Within Spinacia oleracea cultivar Varoflay chromosome 4, BTI_SOV_V1, whole genome shotgun sequence, the genomic segment AAAATCCACTCAACCCCTTAGGCACAAGAAATTCAGTGAAGGTCGGAAACTGAGAAACAATCTATTAGAGGTGAAtaaaatattcaagttcaacatGCATGAAAGCATTGAAGCACGGTGCTACTATTGAAGAACTTTTCAAGTACAGATGTTTTTTATACCTATCCTGCAACAAGCTCATTTGATTATTCACCCCCGCAAGTGCAATGTGCAACATGTTGCCGTGGCTGGTTGGTTCTGAAGAGCCACACAAAAGTGTTTCCTCAGAGTTCTGAGTTGTTTCTCTCAACGCTGCAGTAATCACTGCTGGCAGAAACTGAAGAGATTTAATAACAACCATGGCCCCCCATTTTCTCTCACTGTGTTTTTCAAGATCATCAGAGTCGTTAGTTTTTTCAACGTGCTCCTCCATGAACTCCCAAGAAGCAATGAGGCCAGATCTGTGCCACTGCATCCTGACACTTCCCTTGACAAGATAAGGCTGAAAAGAGAATCGGAAAGAAAACAGGAGTAAGCTTACGTAGATTTATTACATAACAGTCAAATTCAAAATATTGAAATATGGATTCACCTGATAAAGCCTCCTGACATAGGTCTCAACAACCCGCCTCTGTAGTGTATGATCACTGTGATCGAACAAACCTACAAGAGCATCTTCAACAGCAAGCGGAGTACTCACAAGAGCCTCCATACGTTCATTAATAGCACTTTTTCTTTTAGGAGTATCCATGTTTTCTCCATCCTCTGTAAACATTTCTAGCTCGGAAAGGTTTCTTGCAATATTAGAACGGAGCTCACTCAATTTGGTTTGTTCAAGCAATTGACTAGCCTTGAGTGCCAACTGCAATTATTGGAGGATTATGCATTAGTTCATTGACACTCCAAACATCAGAGTAATATACATCATTAGATAGCTAAAACAGAAGTGAGAATTTCAGTCTTAAAATCAGTGACTATTCTTTGAAAATAAATAGCTATGGGTATGATGTGCCAAGATAAGCATAACTTGAAGGATCACCAACCTCAGAGTACATCGTATGGTTCAGTTGCGAGAAACGGATAAGTTTTTCCCTGTATGCAGCAGGATTTGGGTAAACCAGTTGTTCCATGAGTCGTAGGATcagtttatttttattcttaacTCCCTGAAACCCCAAAAGAATAGGATAGGTGATAAACAAGTGTGCAGAAGAATCTAGGGTAAATAAAAGGACCAAAACTACAAATATATGAAGTGACAATTTCTGAAGTTCTCTGCATACCTGATGTGACACTACCATGTCAACAATCTTCAAGAGATCTTTTTTATACTGAAGGCGGAGACGTTCAATGACATCAGCCTGGATAAGTAAACAACATGATCATAAACTAATAAAGTGCTTTTTAATTCATAGAACTGACACTTCTGGTTTTAAGTTTGTCTATGCATTGACGCTAGACGCAATGTCACTACAAGCCAATAACCCAAGTACTTGCCCAACCATTTCTTCAAACAGAAAGAAACAAATCGTTTCTTCATCAGGTGCCACATAGGATGAATTCCCAACATTTAGGCTGGCCTCTAGGGAAGGTTCAGTTCACACTtaatttgtcaaaaaaaaaagttggaacATAGCCATTACTGATAGTGAAAGAAACCATGGAACAGGTTTGAAAATCATAGAGTGTGAACTCGACACCAAACCCCAATGCTTACTTAATGCCAACAAATCAATATTCACTCATGGATGAACAAACCTGGATATTGTCACTGAACAACTCTTCAACTGATAAATATTCTTCAAACAGAGACTGAACAATAACACGAGCATGGCTCTCTCTCCCGCCTTCATAAGACTTTACAAGACTCATTAGAGGCTCAATAAGCCTTTCTTGAGCACCTCTCTCTTTCTCAGGGTATGAGCTCAAATGTGCCTGTGAAGAATATAATAAACATATTACTGATGCGAGAAACTCTCAGAGAATGAATTATTTACAGAAGGGTAGCAAAGTGAGGGGATGACCTCAAGAACACTTTTCAACAACTTCGCAGGAAATTCAATGCTATAGGTATTGGTAATTCCTTCAAAATCTTTATATTTCGATTCCAACTGAAAAGTCCAAGGAAACAGAACAAGCGGACATATGGTCAGTAATAGGCatcagaaaagaaaagaaaaacgacAGATAAAGACTGCAGTTGTTTACAAGCGTGACTAAAAAGGTATAATGTAGAAACATACCTCATGCCTAAGCTCTTTGGGAAGCCTGGTTGTCAGGACAGACAAGCATTCTTGCCATTGTAAGAAAGGAAGTTCAGGACTATCAAGACAGACCAGCAAACTTTGAACGACCTAAGAAACAAACAGGTAAAAAAATCTTTTACATAAGAAAGGAAAAACACACCATTACTTTTTAAGGTCCTGCATCAACCCCTTCAGAGGCTAGACATTAGAAATTTGGAGAGACAATCAATAATATAACAACATAAATGAATTCGTAAAAAAATACTTCATCTATGTTGTGTTCATAGCCTGCAAGAATCATCCGAGCTGCACTTAAACTCGCGGCACATCTCTGGTGAACTTTTCCTGATATTGCAGTTGGAGGTCCCAGGAGAGGAAAACTACCCCGGAAAGGTTCAGCTTTTCTTACAGCAGATGGATCATCCAGCTCTAGTCTTGCTATAAGCTCACCAGCCTACACAATAAGCACTTGCATAGAGTCAATTTCACAATATTTGCTTAAGTTACAATATTTACAATCAAAATGATGCTTACCTGCATAGCTTGACCTTCAGAAAGCTTAAACTGAATTACACCAGATGCAGGGGAAAGCAAAGGCATACACATCTTCATAACCTCAACTTCAGCATATGGTGTATCTGCATCAACATGACTATTATCTGGTACCAAATACCGCATTAGCTTACAAGGTGTCTCCGCGATTAACTTTGAAGGATCGTGATCGTTCTAAATATGGAAAAGGAAAAGTTAATACCAGTTTAAGCATCATAAAAATTTAGATCTTTTATGCAAAAAATGATACCTGAAGCAAACAAGTTCGTCCATCAATAAGAAGACGAGTTCCTGCTGCTTCTTCCTCCGCATATATCACGTGACTGTTCCCATCCAACTGCATGacattttaaggattaaaatagCTAAACCGCAGCTAATCAAAATCAAGCGAATTGAAATTAGCATTTAAATTAATGAAACGGCCTTTCTCAGGTTTCCAACACCATCGTAACATAAGCCTTATGAGGAAGATAGTCTACTTATAACTGATGAGAAACATTATCCCGAAAAATGTGAGAAAGGCTAGGGGCATTATAATAGGCATGACTACCTACAGGCTATATGCTAAAACATTAGGAATGCATTGAGACTCTTTCGCAGAAGAAGTGTCAGttttttaatttcaaaattttcaagaaGTCTTAGAACAAGACATATGGTCCTGCTATCAGATTCAATAGAATAAATATAAATCTAATGTTTCAAACTCTCGACTGAACTACCATGTACGATCTGCTTGTTATTTGCTGTTGATAGGAACAGGTTATTTATGCTTTTCACATCCCAGGCTTATTCTCTCTTATGAATATCAGCACCATATACCATGTAGAtaaatcaacttttttttaataaaaaactcTTACCTGCATCAAGAGACCCCCATCTCTTAATGTATGTATTTCTGCCTCAATATCTGACTCGTTCAGTTTTAATCTGTAGCTTCCAGGACCACCCCTCACCATTTCAATCTGAGAAGTAGCAAGAATTTTATGGTAAACAACAGGAAAATGTTCAATAGTGCAACAGTTATAAACTGAAAATCCCCATGAACAAGGTAGAATAGCATGAAACATACAGTGTATTTGCTCCCCTCAATATTTAGAGAAACTTCCGAGTGGACAAGTGATATATGCTGCAATTGCCACAACAGAACTAATGTAAACTACTGAAAGAAACATAGAATAAGTAAATCACACCGCCTCGGTATTTTACATACCTTTGGAGGAATTTGACCTTTCTCGAGATAGCCAATATATTCTGAAACAGTAGCTGCACTACTAGCAGAAGCTTTCTGGAGATGCTCAGAAGGAAATGCAAATGTCATTTAACATTAGTCAATACAAAGGAAAcaaaaatatggcagatggagcGTTTGGAAGAAATCAATCTTTTAATACGCGGTACATACATATAGCGCTCCTCCCACGACAGAGATGTACCAGGGGGGCCTTTCAGCTCTGACCCTCATTGCAATTCTGCTATCCAACCAACCTGTATGGATTTTGTTATCTCTGTAATCTGAAGACTGcgggaaagaaaaagaaaatattagAATGAAAACTTCGACATTTACTAGTGAATTGGATGGAAGAATGTTGGAAACTAAGTACTGGCTCACATTTAGAAGGTCGATGGTATAATCAACATTCGTGCGAATTTCTCCTCGAATCTGAATTTCTTTCAGGCCAAGAACCATATTTGCTACGGCCATGCCTCTCGATTCACCAAATGCAAAAACATGGCCTGCAAAGAAGTTGAATAATATTAACCTTGATAAACTATGAACCACATGAACTTAAAAACCTAGAACTAAGTCACAACATAATCAGATACAGgagattttttataaaaaatcctCTTTGTAGAAACGCAGACTGCATAAAACATGCTTTATAAGTTTACACACATCTCATTATGAAAAAGACATATTCAGATACATCTACCATCTACTGTGACACCATGATAATAACCTTTCTTCTCTCTTTTCTGTAGTATAGACCCCATCCATTTGTGGTAAAAAAAACACCAGTAAACTAGAATTTCCACCAATTCATAAATGAATTGGCCAAAGAATTCATTTATTTAGACAAATTCGCAAAAATTTAGTTAACAGATTGGTTATATCTTCTGAAACTGAGATATACAAGATTACAACTTTACAAGTACATCAACTAGGTCTATATCCGTTAAAGAATCGCCTACTTTTAATTTAAAGTGTGTCACTGTTAAAAGGGATCAGTATTAGTCAATTCACTATCAAAATTTCATTATCCACACCTCCAATGCATCATATCTGTGCGAAccttgaaaaaaaatattataagttgaacctttgacttaccaAATTGAGAATCTGAGAATTCATGGATGCCTCCTCCTGACTGcaataacaaaatttgatcATCATCAAGCTCATGATAGAATCAATGAAAGGATGACTTCGAAATTTGAGAAAAAAGGTACCTTAACAGAGAAGTAGGCCCACACATTTGGTTTGCTTTTGAAACTCAGTTCCTAATTAAGACACCCATGATATAAAAACTTCAATACAATCGCAAAGAAAGCAAGAGGATAGATTCTGAAAGTATGATAAAAACCAAGACAGTCTAACCTGTactttcccacttgtaggcttGAACCCATCATCTGGGTCCTCGCTTGTCACACGTACAGCAATACAGTGACCTTTTGGTTTCACAGACTGTGCCTTATCAAAATCAAAAGGAATAGCCGCGAGTGCTGTTTTTCTCCAAGCATCATAACCCCCACCATGTGGCTTCCCATAGAATCGCCTAATTTCTATTTTAAAATTGCGCAAGCAAGTGAACTCACAAAAGAGAGCTAGATGTAAATACATAAGTTAAAATGTATAGAAAGGGACCAGGACATTTACCAGGAATCTGCCAAAGAGGAATGCCCATGCCAACTGCAACCTGAGCAGCTGGAAGATTTACTTCAGCAATCCACTCAGTAACAGGATGCTCCACCTATATTTAGCAAatgcaaaaaaaatgaaaattgaaTACAATGCAGTTACATGAATATGATACTCTAACAATAAATAAGGAGTGTACAAATTATAATAGATATTGTTCAGACTTCAGACTGTAGGACATAATATCTTCTATGTGACTAATATGCGGGTGCAGGCATGCAGCTGTATATAACTTCACAAGGCATGGCTCACATAAGTTGGAAGACGAGAATGAATAAAAACCCAGAGCAGTTCAACAAAACATGCCCTGAACCAGGGCATTGTGGAACATTCAAAACGACGAGTCTAGATGAAATAAGGTCGCAATACTGGAACCTGCTATCCCCGATCATTACcgtattttctttctttattcATGATTTCACGTACATTGAAGATGGAAAAGGGGGGTACATTACGATCTGTACAAGAGACAGTTGCTTCTTCATCGTAAAATACTTGCACAAATAGCTATATTAAATCCAAATTGTATTTATATGATTTATAATGAGACCATAAAAAGAAGATTGCAAAAAATACCTCGAAATTATTTAAATGAAGTTCCGCGGAGTTTATTCTCCGGGAGTATTAAAGTTGAAATTAGTCTGATAAAatacgataaataaataaaaattaacaaatccattcaaaaaaaaaaattccaattttTATAGTATCTTACGACGTGACACTCAAATTTCGATTCTTCTAGATTATCAGATTTTTTAGAGCAGAACCCCAATATGTGCTTGATTTCAGATTTGAATTCAATTCCATTATCGATTAAATAAAGAATAAGTCTATTATTTATTTCTAGTTCTAAAATTAGCAGTTCTATTAGTCGACTCGGTTCTTTCAAACTGTTTCTCATTATTAAGAAAGGTAACAAAGATAAAATACGAGCTTGTTTTATAGCACTAGTAATTAATCGTTGTTTATTTAAAGGTCAATCTATTCACTCGCCTAGATAAAAAAATTCCTTGTTGACTAATAAACCGACTAATTAAACTCATGTTTCTATATAATAACTACTTATGTTAAGTACAGGATGCTCCATACCTGTAGCCTAGGGTTCAGCTCAAGGAAGTAAAACTCGCCAGTTTCCATGCTGTACAAATATTCAACAGTTGCTGCTCCAACATAATTTACACTTTTGGCCAACCTTCTAGCTGCCTGCTCGAGTTTTCTCACTGTTTCTGGTGGAGCTACGGTTATCGGACCCTCCTCGATAATCTGATCAATTGATATGATGGACAGAAACATTCAAAACCAAGCTTGTCTAACAATTCATTAGACATAAATACACTTTTACAGAAAAATGTAACAAATCTCTTTGAGAAGCATATGTACTACGTCAGATATgggaaattaaaggaaaagatTTGAAGTTTATCAATGATCTACTAAGGAGTCAGGAACCGACCTTCTGGTGCCGCCTTTGAACACTACAATCACGGCTGTGCAATGCGGCAACATTGCCATATTGATCACAGAGCAACTGTACTTCTAAATGTCGACTCTGCAAGACATAAAAATACCTTCTCAAAACAAGAAACTTTATAAACAATACCAGGATACAGAACAAGAACATATTTAAGTCGTTGTGATACAAGACTACTTCACTATCGCATCTATGTTGTAGAGTATCTAACCTGTGAAGCCACCTTCATTATGAATACCGGTGAGCCAGGAACTTCACCCTGCACTTGCTTGAACAACGCCCTTACTTCATCGTCGTTATGAACCTGAAAAGGAAAAAGCCCATGTGTCTACATGAAAATCCGTGGGAAGGGCAGTAGTTGAAAATGTATCAGGGGACTCAAAGTCTTTAACTAGTAGTATTTCCAAGCATTTGTACATAATTAAGCCTACATATACATCCATTTAAAAGAGTTGAAAACAGGAGAAGTTGCTACTGGTCTCTCTATTGTACATCATCACCAAGAGCGAACGCACCTTTCTTATTCCTTTCCCTCCACCACCCCAAGAAGCCTTAATCATAGCAGGATAACCAACAACTTGACAGCTAGCAATTGCTTCCTCTGTGGTAAAAACACAGGCTGCCTTGTATATGTCATCAGGAATTGTATCTAGGCAACTTTCAACAGGAACTCTTACCTGAAAGATAGGGATTCATATAATGTGATGACCAAACTCCCAACAATCAGAAAATTTGTGAAGACTGCAAGAAACATGATACATACATGAGAACCACTCCATGGAAGAGTCGGAACATCTGCAGCTTGAGCAATCAATGATGAACCAATTTTATCTCCAAGAGCGGCCATAGATACAGCAGGGGGTCCTAGAAATACAATCCCCTTGGCAGTAAGTGCATCTGGCAGCTCAGGTATCTCAGACGCATGTCCCCAACCAGGCCAAACAGCGTCAACATGTGTGATTTCCGCCATCTGaaagaataaagaaaaaataaagttCTACTCACAAACTTTTACCATCATTTCCTAAATTCCATATATTTTAAAGTAAGTTTTCACTTGACAAACAAACAGTTATCATATTAAAGTGAAGCAAATATAATGATCaagaattttcaattttcaattttcctAAACCTTGGCTAATGTGTATTTTCATAATACAGAATTAATTAGGAATTATTTTGAGGACAATGCTACTACAGCAcataaaaaaagtacctcaacAATGAGCTGCACATTGGCATAATTGTTGTTGTTAGTCCCACCAGGGACTTCAACAAACTGATCAGCCATCCGAATATGCTCTGCGTTGATTCTCATATCTTCTGGAGTAGCCATGGCTACTAATGATATAGCCTTCTCAGTTCCAAATGTCTCGTAAGCCCATGTCCGGACACTTCTTATAAATTTGACAGCTGCCATTCCATTGTTTGCAATCAAAATACTATGGATTGGCCTCTTCCCTCCAAGGGCATAACAGAACTCATCAACCATGGGCAATGTTGTAGAATTCCTCGGTAGAGTTGCTCCATTGAGGTAATCAAGAGTTCTCACTAAAGTCGCCATCTTTGTATCTTCCTTGGTTAAAACACCAACCCCTGCTTGGTATTGCCCAAATACCAGTCCACTGCGCCTCTTAATGCTAATCACACCAATTTAAACAAATACTGATTTCTTAATTTGAACTAAATTTTaaacatatcatcattcactgAAACTATCAATAATAATTCAACTGCTCAACTGGGTAATTTCAATTTTCCCCAACAACAAAGAAAATTAACAGAAAAATATTGCATACCAATTAACCAAAAGACAGGAGAAATTGCAAAAAAGCAATATTCAAATAATTGATTTAAATAGAATCATAGAAGATGAATAATTGATTTAAATAGAATCATAGAAGATGAAATCATTCAAGAGTCAGAAAatgaagattaaaaaaaaactagCAATTGAGGTCCAATTTGGACTACACATATAAAAACACAAGTAAGAAGAAAAGTCAGTCAACCAAAGCCAGCTACCAATATCAATCAGATTTTCTAGTCAATTCACACTATTCTACACTAAGTTAGCTCAACTACACACTAACAAATTCGAACCGAAAACTCGAATCAGAGGGAGTAAAAAATCAGTAACAACAAACCAGAAAGCCTTATTCGCAAAAAGGATGAGGTCGACTGCATGAACCAACAACAATGAACCCGTTGATGAAAGGGGTGAAATGGGCAACTGGGAAACTAAATATTCATCAGAATTGACAATTTGTGCTATTTTGTTGTTGAATCAAATGGAAGGATCGTATAATATAatgtacaacatatatgtactgAAGAATCATATATGTAAAAAGATGATGTTTTTATGCAGTATTTATAATTGAAATTAAGAAGATCCAAAGTCATTGAAGAAGAGTGTTTGTAATGTAATGGGGGGTTGGTTTGGTTTGAGGCGCAGGATGCCTTTCACTTCATTAACGACCCAATTAATTTGGGACTGCACGTGGCAACTGCCCACCTTTCAGCTACCATTATCCCTCCTCCTTTCTTTTATGCTACAACTACCGCTTTCAAAATCATAATAATCATACCATTAATCCCCTTTCCTGTCGAACTAGTTATCAAGCTCGTACGATTTACATGATGGGTTGTGTATCcgattgaattgttttaaaatattaagatttttaaCATTTGATGGAATTTTACCATcataaataacaaatttatgAATGTGACATATTTAATTAGGTCACTCTCACATTGTAAAGTGCTTGATTTAAAAAACAACTTCCTTAAACATAACAACTCATAAAAACAATATTAACAAAATCAATTATTTTGACTACTGCCCGGAAAACCTAATTCGCATTTACACCTCGTACACATCAAACCTAACCCATCAAAACAAAATCAATTCTTGTgatcgctaaagtagcacactgcACAAATGAAATCTTATATCACACCATCGTATACATCACTCATCGTACATAATCTATATGTAacacattaaaaattaaaagacgTAGACAATAcctttttttcttgatttgaaaATTCCTAATCCCCTTAGCACATTGTGATAAAACCGAATATTGCGAAGGTTTTGAGAATGAAAGATTACCAACATCACAATGTTGCGAGGTTGGTAACATCTCTAATCTCTAAACCCTTAATctttcaataatttttttttttctttttgggggGAATCAACAAGatcaaagaacaacaaaataaaatgtcGATGAAAATTGAAGGTTTTTTTTTGAGAACTACTCGTAATGAGCAAGAAACAGGGAAATGTGTGAGTAAATGCCAGCAAAGAGGGAATTGATTGTAGTAATTATAGTGTTTGTGAAATACAAAAGTGTTAGGGTCAAAATCTCAAGTGAGTGTTTACTACTTTTTGGGAGTTACAATAGTTCTCTAGCTGACTAAATCTTCTTTACActttaaaccctaattttgttaCCTAcagtatgttaaaaaaaaaaacaatactaCGAAGTAATTAAGTACTAGGtttgaagcccgtgcgatgcacgggtttgtCAATTTTCGTACATATTTGTCTTATTATATCATCATCTATACATTGGTGTTTTTATAAATCATGCCtataataaaaattttaaattaggtCCCTATTCAAACTGGAACTACGATTTAATTTgcaatttaaatttaaaaaatttcttAAGAATTAAAATATTACACTCATTGAAAAATCTAACTTATAAAATGGTTAGTTCAATAATGGGGAAACCTCTAGTGAGATATTCATTGTGATCTAAAGAAAAtcattatacgaagtatacacTTTGTATTTGCTattctatttatttttcttctttgatTCTGAGGCGTTTCAGGCAACAAACTTTTGTCTTActtgcaaatatttaatgtaAATAAAACATTATGATCATATGttcatacttcgtattatgTAAATTGATCCAAATATCAAAGGTCTAATGTAAATAAAACTCTATTATATACTTAATAAATTTAGATTCAATAAATTTATCCATATGTTGTTGATGGTGTGAAAACTATATGGCGTAGTACTTGGttcactaaaaaaaattaacagctTCTCACTTCTCATGATTCGCGTCTCATGATTCTACCTCTCAAACCCAAATCAGTTCGGCAATTTCTAACATGTTGTTCTCTTTCTTCATCAAATTCGACATGGTATCTCATTTCTCGACGAAATCTCTTCAAACTTTATCGGAAGCAAAAACCAATCTCTCATGTTTCTTCAATTCAATGACGATTCAATTCAATGACGATTCAAATTGGAAGCCGAAATTCAAATAAAGAAAGCATTGACCATGAGCTGGAATTGGTTTCTGCTCTGAAATCATGTTCTTCTTTGCAAGCAGTTTTTCAAGGACAGCAAATTCATTCCCTAATCTTAAAATCAGGTCTTGATTCCAACGTTTTTATTCAAAACAGTTTGATTAGTATGTATCTTAAGTGTAATCAGATTGGTGTTGCTAAAGCTCTATTCGATTCGTGTTCTCGATTGGATCCGATTTCGAGTAATATTATGCTTGGTGCTTATGTGAAATCTAGTATGTTAGGTAATGCCCTCCAACTGTTTGATGTAATGCCTGATAGAGGTGATACACCACCTTGATAATGGGTTTGGCCAAGAGTGACAGATGGAGTCAagcaattatggtttttaaggGTATGAAAGTTGCAGGTGTTTCTCCGGATGAAGTAACTATGGCTCCCCTGCCCCCAATACCAAGTGAATGCATGACCTCTAACTCTCTAAGAACCAAGAAAACCTACATCAGGGAAAATCTTTTCTCTCACTCTATTTCACAATAGATATTGGAAAGTCATGgtaatttaaagaataaaagtGACATATATATGTACAAAACGTGGGAGGAGTTAGAAGTAGGATAAACGTTCGTTGAAATCTCCTTATCTTTATCATATTCATAAGATAATAAGATATTTGTATACGTTGAAATTACCTCTTATCATATTATCATATTAAGTGGTTTGTTAGAATCTACCTCTTATCATATTAAGTGTTTTATCTATTAGTTAATAAAATAAGATGACGTGGAAATCATACGTGGCGCTCCGAAATctctccaaaaaactcccctttatatatatatattagattcaaacctaaattaattgattttattttgttatttatttattttaattttgttggtGGAAAAGAGAGGGCGAGACAAAACAAATGAAAGAACACTACagcaaaaacaaatgaaaaaaacaCAATAGAAGGACAAAATAAAAGTATTTTTTAGATAttggtattattattattttattattattattattattaattaaggAGTATAATAAAATAAGTAATCTTATAACAGAAGAATTTCCCTGAGAGAATTGGTTAAACCAAAATTATTTCTCCTTTTCCTTCGGTTTAAaaactattttctaaaatactaTTCATGTATATGATGATAAGAAGTCCTTTTAAAAAAACTGTCTCTACAATAAAATTGTTAAAGATATAAATGGTTTTGCCTCACTAATGACATTATCAATTccatgcttaaaagttaaaaccGTTGATACTATAATAAGGTcaacaaaaaataattttaaatttttatcagTTTTTAATACTCTGTATAACATACTACGGAGTACATCAGTttaaaaatgatctttacactttcatttttagcccgtttcataatgttttttacactatgCTTTACTTTATTattgacatgaaaatttattatATTACCCTCTTACCCCCACAGTACATTTACCACTTTACACTCACATTCtctaactttattcattttttcttataCCTACTCATATTTTTACATatatcttactttattcatactttattatatttatccACCTTTTTACACACTTTTTCTAGTTTGTCTTACTATTTGTGCAAATAAtttttgaaatggaggtagtaatTATTGagattaaaaaataaaaggaactctaatttatttttatacaaatttttatataatgcggtcttacacaaaagtccATATTGGTATCATAtgagttaaacaatgaaatcaattagttatgcactggaactaattagttaaacactgaaatcatttagttaaacaatgaaactaattagtaaagcattagaactaattagttaaacaatgaaatcaattagtta encodes:
- the LOC110793695 gene encoding acetyl-CoA carboxylase 1 isoform X1, producing MLPTSQHCDVGNLSFSKPSQYSVLSQCAKGIRNFQIKKKSIKRRSGLVFGQYQAGVGVLTKEDTKMATLVRTLDYLNGATLPRNSTTLPMVDEFCYALGGKRPIHSILIANNGMAAVKFIRSVRTWAYETFGTEKAISLVAMATPEDMRINAEHIRMADQFVEVPGGTNNNNYANVQLIVEMAEITHVDAVWPGWGHASEIPELPDALTAKGIVFLGPPAVSMAALGDKIGSSLIAQAADVPTLPWSGSHVRVPVESCLDTIPDDIYKAACVFTTEEAIASCQVVGYPAMIKASWGGGGKGIRKVHNDDEVRALFKQVQGEVPGSPVFIMKVASQSRHLEVQLLCDQYGNVAALHSRDCSVQRRHQKIIEEGPITVAPPETVRKLEQAARRLAKSVNYVGAATVEYLYSMETGEFYFLELNPRLQVEHPVTEWIAEVNLPAAQVAVGMGIPLWQIPEIRRFYGKPHGGGYDAWRKTALAAIPFDFDKAQSVKPKGHCIAVRVTSEDPDDGFKPTSGKVQELSFKSKPNVWAYFSVKSGGGIHEFSDSQFGHVFAFGESRGMAVANMVLGLKEIQIRGEIRTNVDYTIDLLNSSDYRDNKIHTGWLDSRIAMRVRAERPPWYISVVGGALYKASASSAATVSEYIGYLEKGQIPPKHISLVHSEVSLNIEGSKYTIEMVRGGPGSYRLKLNESDIEAEIHTLRDGGLLMQLDGNSHVIYAEEEAAGTRLLIDGRTCLLQNDHDPSKLIAETPCKLMRYLVPDNSHVDADTPYAEVEVMKMCMPLLSPASGVIQFKLSEGQAMQAGELIARLELDDPSAVRKAEPFRGSFPLLGPPTAISGKVHQRCAASLSAARMILAGYEHNIDEVVQSLLVCLDSPELPFLQWQECLSVLTTRLPKELRHELESKYKDFEGITNTYSIEFPAKLLKSVLEAHLSSYPEKERGAQERLIEPLMSLVKSYEGGRESHARVIVQSLFEEYLSVEELFSDNIQADVIERLRLQYKKDLLKIVDMVVSHQGVKNKNKLILRLMEQLVYPNPAAYREKLIRFSQLNHTMYSELALKASQLLEQTKLSELRSNIARNLSELEMFTEDGENMDTPKRKSAINERMEALVSTPLAVEDALVGLFDHSDHTLQRRVVETYVRRLYQPYLVKGSVRMQWHRSGLIASWEFMEEHVEKTNDSDDLEKHSERKWGAMVVIKSLQFLPAVITAALRETTQNSEETLLCGSSEPTSHGNMLHIALAGVNNQMSLLQDSGDEDQAQERIDKLAKTLREKEVSSGLRDVGVGVVSCIIQRDEGRTPMRHSFYWSEEKLYYSEEPLLRHVEPPLSIYLELDKLKGYEHIKYTPSRDHQWHLYTVMDQPRIQRMFLRTLVRQPISEFSGIELGALRTQRPISFTSRSILRSLTAAMEELELNAHSAALKPDHAHMYLYIVREQQIHDLVPYNREVNIDDQQEEAAVQVLLEELAREIHSLAGVRMHRLNVCEWEVKLWMSSSGQANGSWRVTVTNMTGHTCSVHVYRELEDNRLHEMVYHSVSVHGPLHGVPVNAPYQPLGIISRKRLQAMKSSTTYCYDFPSAFSTALEQSWASQAPDVKKPSDKVLLKVKELVFADPEGTWGTPLVPMDREPGLNDVGMVAWSMEMSTPEFPGGRTILVVANDITFRVGSFGPREDAFFLAVTDLACAKKLPLIYLAANSGARLGVAEELKSCFKVGWSDESNPECGFQYVYLTPEDYGRIGSSVIAHELKLEDGESRWVIDTVVGKEDGLGVENLSGSGAIASAYSRAYKETFTLTFVTSRTVGIGAYLARLGMRCIQRLDQPIILTGFSALNKLLGREVYSSQMQLGGPKIMGTNGVVHLTVSDDLEGISAIVKWLSYVPAYLGGELPITRSLDPPERQVQYLPENSCDPRGAISGVVDPKGKWLGGIFDKDSFVETLEGWARTVVTGRAKLGGIPVGIVAVETQTVMQVIPADPGQLDSHERVVPQAGQVWFPDSATKTAQALLDFNREELPLFILANWRGFSGGQRDLFEGILQAGSTIVENLRTYNQPVFVYIPMMGELRGGAWVVVDSRINPDHIEMYADRTAKGNVLEPEGMIEIKFRTNELLECMGRLDQTLISLKEKLVEAKGTNSYTNIQLLKQQITAREKQLLPVYTQIATKFAELHDTSLRMAAKGVVREVLDWKNSRSFFYKRLYRRIMEESLIKTARNAAGEGLTHKSAMEMIEKWFCESDIATRKDGSAWDDDEAFFRWKNNPANYEENLTELRVQKVFNQLSNIGNSASDLRALPQGLSALLEKVDSSSRAQLVDELRKVLT